One genomic region from Granulicatella adiacens ATCC 49175 encodes:
- a CDS encoding histidine phosphatase family protein, with the protein MTKKGVTLYFMRHGETVFNRYNLMQGWSDTPLTKEGRLDAIRSGLGMRDVHFDAVYTSDLRRTVETAQLFLKNHPNRDNLTIEMMPEFREVFFGSLEGKSANDLWSELYKKLQRNFDDLGGRNIQEELNGLKELDPDHLGENFMEFWLRVEKGLLKVVNQHRDTNHNVLIVSHGMTIRNMLHELIPDFQLSELIGNASLNIVEYSEGKFNLKALNQTNHFALRKEAKDDEFSFIPIKMRDY; encoded by the coding sequence ATGACGAAAAAAGGGGTAACTTTATATTTTATGCGACATGGAGAAACCGTCTTTAACCGCTACAATTTAATGCAAGGATGGTCTGATACTCCTCTAACTAAAGAAGGTCGCCTTGATGCTATTCGTTCTGGTTTAGGAATGCGAGATGTTCATTTTGACGCCGTCTATACTAGTGACTTGCGTAGAACCGTTGAAACTGCCCAACTATTTCTTAAAAACCATCCCAACCGTGATAACCTCACTATTGAAATGATGCCAGAATTTCGCGAAGTTTTCTTTGGAAGCTTAGAAGGAAAATCTGCGAACGACTTATGGAGCGAGTTGTATAAAAAACTTCAAAGAAACTTTGACGACTTAGGTGGAAGAAATATCCAAGAAGAACTTAATGGTCTGAAAGAGCTGGACCCTGATCACCTTGGGGAAAACTTTATGGAGTTTTGGTTACGTGTTGAAAAAGGACTTCTAAAAGTAGTGAATCAACACAGAGATACGAATCATAATGTATTGATTGTCAGCCACGGCATGACTATTCGAAATATGCTTCATGAATTAATTCCAGACTTTCAATTATCAGAACTTATTGGAAATGCTTCATTGAACATTGTTGAATATTCTGAAGGGAAATTTAACTTAAAGGCATTAAACCAAACGAATCACTTTGCTCTCCGTAAAGAAGCAAAAGACGATGAATTTAGTTTCATTCCAATAAAAATGCGTGATTATTAA
- a CDS encoding lactonase family protein, translated as MKEKFYLGTYTKRESKGVYSVILNKETEQLENLTLEAALENPTYLYYSKENHLLFAVGKEHKDAGVTANLTLTSPVKRLSSFYDQQAVPCYIRYNERSHDLLTANYHGGFIELYHYDNKNHSISFVDKKVHSGSSIHENQTAPHVHYTDYTPDEKWIVVCDLGIDTVFTYKRTAEGLEEVAQYKTKAGSGPRHLAFHPTLPIAYLICELDATVEVLSYNNKNGTFRNLDKIALTTEDQQAWGGAIHLTRDGRFVYASNRGFDALYTFSVDASSGLLTLVQTIESYGSVPRDFHLSNDEAYVVVGHQESDNLTLFKRDLETGELTLLQKDFYAPEVVCVVPQ; from the coding sequence ATGAAAGAAAAATTTTATTTAGGAACTTATACCAAAAGAGAAAGTAAAGGTGTTTACTCTGTAATTTTGAATAAAGAGACTGAACAATTAGAAAACCTGACTTTAGAAGCAGCACTAGAAAATCCAACCTACTTATATTATTCAAAAGAGAATCATCTACTTTTTGCAGTTGGAAAAGAGCACAAGGATGCAGGAGTCACTGCAAACCTTACCCTCACCTCTCCAGTCAAACGTTTATCATCATTCTACGATCAACAAGCCGTTCCTTGCTATATCCGATATAATGAGCGTTCGCATGATTTACTAACTGCAAACTATCACGGAGGTTTTATAGAACTATACCATTATGATAATAAAAATCATTCGATTTCTTTTGTCGATAAAAAAGTGCATTCAGGATCTAGCATTCATGAAAATCAAACAGCTCCACATGTTCACTATACAGATTACACTCCAGATGAAAAATGGATTGTGGTATGTGACTTAGGAATCGATACTGTATTTACATATAAACGTACAGCAGAAGGCTTAGAAGAAGTCGCACAGTATAAGACAAAAGCTGGAAGTGGTCCTCGTCACCTTGCATTCCATCCAACACTTCCTATTGCTTATCTGATTTGCGAACTAGACGCAACTGTAGAAGTACTCTCTTACAATAACAAAAATGGAACTTTTAGAAACTTAGACAAGATAGCATTAACAACTGAAGATCAACAAGCTTGGGGAGGCGCTATTCATCTCACCCGCGACGGACGTTTTGTTTATGCCTCAAACCGAGGCTTTGACGCGTTATACACTTTCTCAGTAGATGCATCAAGCGGATTACTCACTCTCGTACAAACAATCGAAAGTTATGGTTCGGTGCCTCGTGATTTCCACTTAAGTAATGATGAAGCTTATGTCGTTGTTGGACACCAAGAATCAGACAACTTAACGCTATTTAAACGCGACTTAGAAACTGGTGAACTCACACTTCTTCAAAAAGACTTCTACGCTCCTGAAGTGGTTTGTGTCGTTCCGCAATAG
- a CDS encoding undecaprenyl-diphosphate phosphatase yields the protein MLNLIEIIKTIILGIIEGVTEWLPISSTGHLILVNEIIQLDVSAKFLEMFNVVIQLGAILAVVLVYFNKLNPFAKNKKRKEFIETIDLWKKVIIGCIPAVILGFILNDFMDEYFNKPIIIALALIVYGVAFIYIERQHKNIEPKIKSFKELDILTAIKIGLFQCLALVPGTSRSGSTILGGLLVGTSRSIATEFSFFMGIPIMFGASGLKLLKFGFHYSFAEFIILVVGSVVSFVVSLFVIKFLLKYIKQHDFQAFGWYRIALGIIVLGSLFFK from the coding sequence ATGCTTAATCTTATAGAGATTATTAAAACTATTATTTTAGGAATTATCGAAGGCGTTACTGAATGGCTACCAATTAGTAGTACAGGTCATTTAATTTTAGTGAACGAGATTATTCAATTAGACGTTTCTGCTAAATTCCTAGAGATGTTTAATGTTGTCATTCAACTTGGTGCCATATTGGCGGTTGTCCTTGTTTATTTCAACAAATTAAATCCATTTGCAAAAAATAAGAAACGTAAAGAATTCATTGAAACCATTGATCTTTGGAAGAAAGTGATTATCGGATGTATCCCAGCCGTTATTCTAGGATTCATTTTAAATGACTTTATGGATGAATATTTTAATAAACCAATCATTATAGCACTTGCTTTAATTGTATACGGGGTTGCTTTCATTTACATCGAAAGACAACACAAAAATATCGAGCCGAAAATTAAAAGCTTTAAAGAGTTAGACATTTTGACGGCTATTAAAATTGGACTTTTCCAATGTTTAGCTCTTGTACCAGGCACTAGCCGTTCTGGATCAACCATCCTTGGTGGTTTACTTGTTGGAACAAGTCGTTCAATCGCTACTGAATTTTCATTCTTCATGGGGATTCCAATTATGTTTGGTGCTAGTGGATTAAAACTATTAAAATTTGGATTCCACTATTCATTTGCTGAATTTATTATTTTAGTAGTTGGATCAGTTGTTTCATTTGTTGTTTCACTATTCGTAATTAAATTCTTATTAAAATACATCAAACAACACGATTTCCAAGCGTTTGGTTGGTACCGAATTGCACTCGGAATTATTGTTCTTGGAAGTCTATTCTTTAAATAA
- the crcB gene encoding fluoride efflux transporter CrcB produces the protein MSLLFVGIGGAIGAILRYLLSQLPFQHEFPLKTLLINLLGSLAIGYLSAKFQQGHWFEGDQWLLITGVCGGFTTFSTFSLDSLQLIQNGNTLLAILYMIVSLIGGLCCVGIGFFLGNSSF, from the coding sequence ATGTCATTACTTTTTGTCGGAATTGGTGGAGCGATTGGGGCAATTCTACGTTATTTACTATCTCAACTTCCTTTCCAACATGAATTTCCATTAAAAACACTACTAATTAATTTATTAGGTTCGCTTGCCATCGGATATTTAAGTGCTAAATTCCAACAGGGACATTGGTTTGAAGGAGATCAGTGGCTTTTAATTACTGGAGTCTGTGGTGGATTTACTACTTTTTCAACATTCAGTTTAGATTCCCTTCAGTTAATCCAAAATGGTAATACTCTCCTTGCGATTCTTTATATGATTGTAAGTCTAATTGGGGGTCTCTGTTGTGTGGGAATCGGATTTTTTCTTGGTAATTCTTCATTTTAA
- a CDS encoding AI-2E family transporter: protein MDNKPENQGKTWFWRWFLDNQLVSGLLILSLLLINLILFSQTSYLFNPLKDFISAIGVPVACGAVIYYLVKPIYDYLLNKKVPKGIAILLVMVGVIVIFIMIITSLVPIIQKQLLDLVSQLPYYYQIISEQVEKFMQTGFFETIQEQFNKINTDFIQSITERLNGILNFTFSGIGSVVGIIGDIVITIMTMPVILYYLLKDGNKVIPFVTRMFPTRSQHKISVMLNEMNQQVSSYIRGQITVAICVGFTYIIGYTLIGLPYGVTIGMIAGLLTIIPYLGSIIGLTPALIIGFVTNPTLALHVFLVFVIEQLIESRVLQPLILGSSLKMHPVTILIILLAAGKMFGLVGLLIAVPVYAVVKVFITHFFAWYKEYSGLYYNDKVEEVQIEE from the coding sequence ATGGATAATAAACCAGAAAACCAAGGAAAGACATGGTTTTGGAGATGGTTTTTAGATAATCAGCTAGTGAGCGGTCTTTTAATCTTATCATTACTACTCATTAATTTAATTTTATTTTCTCAAACGTCTTATTTATTTAATCCGTTAAAAGACTTTATTTCGGCAATTGGAGTTCCTGTTGCTTGTGGAGCAGTAATTTATTATTTAGTAAAACCGATTTATGATTATTTGCTGAATAAAAAGGTTCCAAAGGGAATTGCTATTTTATTAGTAATGGTTGGCGTAATTGTTATTTTTATTATGATTATTACCAGCCTCGTTCCAATTATTCAAAAGCAATTATTAGATTTAGTATCACAACTGCCATACTATTATCAAATTATTAGTGAGCAAGTTGAAAAATTCATGCAGACTGGCTTCTTTGAAACGATTCAAGAGCAATTCAACAAGATTAACACTGATTTTATTCAATCAATTACAGAACGATTAAATGGAATTTTGAATTTTACTTTTAGCGGTATAGGTAGTGTTGTAGGAATTATTGGGGATATCGTAATTACGATAATGACAATGCCAGTAATTCTTTATTACCTTCTCAAAGACGGAAATAAAGTGATTCCATTTGTGACTAGAATGTTTCCAACACGATCTCAACACAAGATTAGTGTGATGTTAAATGAAATGAATCAACAAGTGAGTTCTTATATCCGTGGACAAATTACAGTTGCTATCTGTGTTGGATTTACTTATATTATTGGATATACGCTTATTGGATTACCTTACGGAGTTACTATAGGGATGATAGCAGGTCTTCTAACAATTATTCCTTATTTAGGATCTATAATTGGGTTGACGCCAGCTTTAATTATTGGTTTTGTTACCAATCCTACTCTAGCACTCCACGTATTTTTGGTTTTTGTTATTGAACAATTAATTGAAAGTCGTGTCTTACAACCTTTAATTTTAGGATCATCATTAAAAATGCATCCTGTAACAATTTTGATTATTTTACTGGCTGCTGGAAAGATGTTTGGACTTGTTGGGTTATTAATAGCTGTCCCAGTCTATGCAGTGGTTAAAGTATTCATTACGCATTTCTTTGCGTGGTATAAGGAATACTCTGGTCTGTACTACAATGATAAAGTTGAAGAAGTACAGATTGAAGAATAA